The genomic stretch TGTACAATACTTTCGCGAAGGACCGTTGTGGCATATTCATATTTGGTCTTACGAAGTTAATTTTTGTGTTTGGATTAGTGGTAGATTTACATGGGCATTGACTACAAATAGTTCGCAGTCATACTACTAATGTAGTACATAATTTCTGAAATTATTCCTCATGCTATTTATTCGGCATGACAGTTAATGCAACCGGGGAATTGTGGAATTAATCGCATGAAACTGTCAGCATTAGCAAACCTCGTATATAACAACACACATTAACCAATAATAAACATACAACCGACGCGCATAATCTCTTGCTTGCTATCCCAAGTATCGCCATATCAAATAAAAACAgaagaaagtgaaaacggCACCACCCAAGAAAATGTACGTGTCTTGTGTGCTACAATAACAAGTCAAAGCGTATTCTCTCAAGTAACATTAAAACCGGCTGACCTTCGTTTCTCAATCCAGCCAATCACATCCCTGCTGAGGCCGAGTGTGTTTGCGGTATCTAAGAGGCGGCGCTGCGTGCCCTTAAGAATATTCCGCTGGTCGCGCAGGTTGTCCAAGACCTCCCGCCCCTGAGCTAAAAATTCGTCCAACTTGGTATCGGTGCTTTGAATGAAACTATGTTCGTCCAGAGCTCGGAATTCGCGACCACCCATGCCTGGCTGGGGGGTTGAGCCGCGGAAAGGGGATTCAGAAACGATTTCATGTTGAGGTCGCAAGCCGGGGTGCAGAGTAGAGTTCGTGGGCACAGTATTTTGGAACCGCCGCCGTGAATCTGAGGCAGATGAGAgagaggcggaggcggaggaggcggaAATCAGTTCTGCGCGGTTGGCTTCTTGTTGCTATATCTCAAAATCAGACATACTGGCATATATAGGACGAAGGGTTCAtaccgcagcagcagcttctCCTCGTAGGCGTTCGAATTGACTTCTCAGGTCTGCATAGTCTGCGCGAAACTTCTGTACCCGCCTGTAGTTACAAGGTTGAGAGATGCGACAGCCCATGCAATGCGGTGAACATACATCTGTGCTTTCTCTTGCTTTGCTTTAATGATTTCACGTTTGGTCATAGAATCATAATCGTCTATTGTCCGCTGCATAGCAGACAATGAAGCGGATATTTGGCCTAGTTTTTCAAATGAGAATGATGAATATTTCGATTGAAAATTCTCTGGACCTTGACGGATATTTACCAATGAGGGCAGATGAAGTGTCGCCATTGCGCAGCCTTTCCATGTCTGCCTGTAAAGAGTTCGTTTGGCGTACACCGGAAGTATACAGTGAGTTCATGGTACAATAGAAATATGGACCAAATGAGTGAGGACCGCGACGGAGAAGGTATTGGCGGTTCTGTGTTGGAGAGCAGTTGCAACGACGACTCCTGCCATAACGTGTATGGGCGTCACGTGCAACGCTAAAAATAACAACTTAAACGCGTATATACTTGAGTGAAAAGTCATCTCTGCGTTTTTTAGTAGAGAAATGGACAAGAATATAAACGGCGTGTATACAATCTTTTGGGAATTATATTTTCTAAGGGTATCAGCCCCGTAAATCAAAGAGTTTGTTTCGTATAATAACTTGGTAGTATTGTGTTGCAATTGGTTGATTGTTTGATTCATTTAAACGGTGTTGACAAATACACTTAGTGCACAGCCACGAGATGCTTTCTCAAGTGCCACAAAGCTTTCACTGCTCACCCTTCAACCTCCATTTTACTCAAATCTATACCCCGCCGCTTCGTCTCTCTT from Psilocybe cubensis strain MGC-MH-2018 chromosome 2, whole genome shotgun sequence encodes the following:
- a CDS encoding Protein transport protein bos1, whose translation is MNSLYTSGVRQTNSLQADMERLRNGDTSSALIGQISASLSAMQRTIDDYDSMTKREIIKAKQEKAQMRVQKFRADYADLRSQFERLRGEAAAAQQEANRAELISASSASASLSSASDSRRRFQNTVPTNSTLHPGLRPQHEIVSESPFRGSTPQPGMGGREFRALDEHSFIQSTDTKLDEFLAQGREVLDNLRDQRNILKGTQRRLLDTANTLGLSRDVIGWIEKRSTQDTYIFLGGAVFTFFCFYLIWRYLG